From Bacteroidales bacterium, the proteins below share one genomic window:
- a CDS encoding metal ABC transporter permease: protein MIELFRDLFDYQFLQNAVAAALLVSVVAGIIGTYITSRRLVFLSGGITHASFGGIGIAYYIGINPVIGAIIFSILSAFGIEALSHRKNIREDSAIGILWAFGMAVGIIFIFLTPGYAPNLLSFLFGSILTVTNSDLLYLLILNIVVILFFIIFYRPILYIAFDQEFARTQKIPVTLMNYILIMFIAIAIVLSIRVVGIILLISLFTIPPATANIFSHHFGRIIFWSILLSFLGSFIGLILSYSINIPSGASIVVVLVLMFGIVRLLFSLYNRIKRKSIMV from the coding sequence ATGATAGAACTTTTTAGAGATCTTTTTGATTACCAGTTTTTACAAAATGCGGTTGCAGCGGCATTACTAGTATCAGTGGTTGCAGGGATTATTGGTACTTATATTACATCTAGGAGGTTAGTATTTCTTAGTGGTGGCATAACCCATGCATCGTTTGGTGGTATTGGGATTGCATATTACATTGGGATAAATCCTGTGATTGGGGCAATCATTTTTTCAATCCTATCAGCATTTGGAATTGAAGCATTATCGCACCGTAAGAATATCCGGGAAGATTCTGCAATCGGTATTTTATGGGCATTTGGAATGGCTGTTGGAATAATTTTTATTTTTTTAACGCCCGGCTATGCACCCAACCTTCTTAGTTTTCTTTTTGGAAGTATATTAACTGTTACAAATTCCGATCTGCTTTATTTGCTGATTTTGAATATTGTAGTCATTCTATTTTTCATTATTTTCTACCGACCAATTCTTTACATCGCATTTGATCAGGAATTTGCTCGAACTCAAAAAATCCCAGTAACCCTTATGAATTATATACTTATCATGTTTATTGCTATTGCAATTGTACTAAGTATAAGAGTTGTTGGTATTATCCTATTAATCTCTCTTTTCACCATACCACCTGCTACAGCAAATATTTTTTCTCACCATTTTGGGAGGATTATTTTTTGGTCAATCTTATTAAGCTTTTTGGGTTCTTTTATTGGGTTGATATTATCATACAGCATAAACATTCCAAGCGGAGCATCAATAGTAGTTGTTTTGGTGTTAATGTTTGGAATCGTGAGGTTGCTATTTAGTTTATACAATCGAATTAAACGGAAATCAATAATGGTTTAA
- the lpdA gene encoding dihydrolipoyl dehydrogenase: MNFDLIVIGSGPGGYVAAIRASQLGLKVAVVEKENLGGICLNWGCIPTKALLKSAQVFEYASHAADYGVVTSGVTPDFEKIIARSRGVADAMSKGIQFLFKKNKVEVLNGFGKLKDNHTVAVEGVDGKTNDYTASHIILATGARSRELPNLKQDGVKIIGYRQALILPKQPKSMVVVGSGAIGSEFAYFYNAIGTKVTLVEFLPNVVPLEDEEVSKTLERAFKKVGITVMTNSTVESVDISGDLCKVKIQTKKGLEEVEAEIVLSAVGVSPNLEGIGLETVGIEIEKGKVKVDDYYRTNIEGIYAIGDIVHGPALAHVASAEGIVCVEKIAGQNPHPVNYKNIPGCTYTTPEVASVGMSEKAAVEAGYEIKVGKFPFTASGKATAAGARDGFIKLIFDAKYGELLGAHMIGANVTEMIAELVVARNLETTGHELIKSIHPHPTMSEAIMEAAAAAYGEVIHI, encoded by the coding sequence ATGAATTTCGATCTTATAGTAATTGGAAGTGGCCCGGGTGGCTATGTTGCAGCAATAAGAGCCAGCCAATTGGGCTTGAAAGTTGCCGTTGTTGAAAAAGAAAACCTAGGTGGAATATGCCTTAACTGGGGTTGTATACCTACCAAGGCACTTCTTAAAAGTGCTCAAGTATTCGAGTATGCTTCTCATGCGGCTGATTATGGAGTAGTTACATCTGGAGTTACTCCCGATTTTGAGAAGATAATTGCTCGTAGCCGTGGTGTTGCCGATGCCATGAGTAAAGGAATTCAGTTTCTTTTCAAGAAGAATAAAGTTGAGGTTTTAAATGGATTTGGAAAGCTTAAGGATAATCATACAGTTGCTGTTGAAGGAGTTGATGGCAAAACTAATGATTATACTGCAAGCCATATTATTCTTGCTACAGGTGCTCGTTCACGTGAACTACCAAATTTAAAGCAGGATGGTGTTAAGATAATTGGCTATCGTCAAGCGTTAATCTTGCCAAAGCAACCAAAATCGATGGTAGTTGTTGGTTCTGGAGCTATAGGTAGCGAGTTTGCGTACTTCTACAATGCAATAGGAACAAAAGTTACGCTAGTGGAATTTTTACCTAATGTTGTTCCTTTGGAAGATGAAGAGGTAAGTAAAACTCTTGAAAGGGCTTTCAAAAAGGTTGGAATAACTGTAATGACTAATTCTACCGTTGAGTCAGTTGATATTTCTGGAGATCTTTGTAAAGTTAAAATTCAAACTAAGAAGGGACTGGAAGAGGTTGAGGCAGAAATTGTACTTTCAGCAGTTGGTGTTAGCCCAAATTTAGAGGGAATTGGTTTAGAAACTGTTGGAATAGAAATTGAGAAAGGCAAAGTGAAGGTTGACGATTATTATCGTACAAATATCGAGGGTATTTACGCAATTGGCGATATTGTTCATGGACCTGCTCTTGCTCACGTGGCATCTGCTGAAGGTATTGTTTGCGTAGAGAAAATTGCAGGACAAAACCCACATCCCGTTAATTACAAGAATATACCTGGATGTACTTATACTACACCTGAGGTTGCTTCCGTTGGGATGAGCGAAAAGGCTGCTGTTGAGGCTGGTTATGAGATAAAAGTCGGAAAATTTCCGTTTACTGCATCGGGAAAAGCAACGGCTGCTGGAGCAAGAGATGGCTTTATTAAATTGATATTCGATGCAAAATATGGCGAACTTCTTGGTGCGCACATGATTGGTGCAAATGTTACTGAAATGATTGCAGAATTAGTAGTTGCAAGAAACCTTGAGACCACAGGGCATGAACTTATCAAGAGTATTCATCCACATCCCACAATGAGTGAGGCAATTATGGAAGCAGCCGCAGCAGCATACGGTGAGGTAATTCACATTTAA